In Nicotiana tabacum cultivar K326 chromosome 11, ASM71507v2, whole genome shotgun sequence, a single window of DNA contains:
- the LOC142165949 gene encoding uncharacterized protein LOC142165949 — MEKDTLSSQTSKRHIEANWCKRWKSGEMKKLLWWCAWSIYEEDFQDQLKNMGDMDEDAMRDLLHYPPQSWCRAYFDTVCKNMAANNNFTESFNVWILDARYKPIVKMLEDIRVKGITLLREHEVQVKSWTRDFSPQSMKLYANYLKIAHTCLLHFNGDAGYEIREGEDKHTVRMEVKQCSCRQWQLSGIPCPHTIKALIYKRNDPLEQMHWWYSKDAALKAYSHKLQPVKGEKF; from the exons ATGGAGAAGGATACACTTTCATCTCAGACAAGCAAAAG ACACATTGAGGCTAACTGGTGTAAGAGATGGAAATCTGGGGAGATGAAGAAGCTTCTATGGTGGTGTGCCTGGAGCATTTATGAGGAGGATTTTCAAGACCAATTGAAGAATATGGGGGATATGGATGAAGATGCTATGAGGGATTTGCTACATTATCCTCCCCAGTCATGGTGTAGAGCTTATTTTGACACTGTGTGCAAGAACATGGCAGCGAACAATAACTTCACAGAGTCATTTAATGTATGGATCTTGGATGCAAGGTATAAACCAATAGTCAAGATGTTGGAAGATATTAGAGTTAAGGGTATAACCTTATTGAGAGAACATGAAGTTCAAGTGAAGTCATGGACTCGGGACTTCAGTCCACAAAGCATGAAATTGTATGCTAATTATTTGAAGATCGCTCACACATGTTTGCTTCACTTTAATGGAGATGCTGGTTATGAGATTAGAGAAGGAGAAGATAAACATACTGTCAGAATGGAAGTGAAGCAATGCAGTTGCAGGCAATGGCAACTCTCAGGAATACCATGTCCTCACACAATCAAAGCATTGATTTACAAGAGGAATGACCCTCTAGAGCAAATGCATTGGTGGTACAGCAAAGATGCTGCTCTAAAGGCTTATTCACATAAATTGCAGCCTGTCAAGGGTGAGAAATTCTGA